In Kwoniella newhampshirensis strain CBS 13917 chromosome 4, whole genome shotgun sequence, one DNA window encodes the following:
- a CDS encoding 60S ribosomal eL38 domain-containing protein — protein MPQQIKDIKKFLEIARRKDATLARIKKTSIKNVHTTSASSKSKAAKAPTHVTKFKIRCSRYLYTLVLDDAEKAEKLKQSLPPGLKVEDVSSKAPKKK, from the exons atg CCTCAGCAAATCAAAGACATCAAAAAGTTCCTCGAGATCGCTCGAAGAAAGGACGCTACCC TCGCCCGAATCAAGAAGACTTCTATCAAGAACGTCCACACcacctctgcttcttccaaATCAAAGGCTGCCAAGGCCCCTACCCACGTCACCAAATTCAAGATCCGATGCTCCAGGTACCTCTACACCCTTGTCCTTGACGATGCTGAGAAGGCCGAGAAGCTCAAGCAATCTTTGCCCCCTG GATTGAAGGTCGAGGACGTCTCCAGCAAGGCCCCCAAGAAGAAGTAA
- a CDS encoding 60S ribosomal protein eL8: MPKAAKGKSKPASAPYGTKKAAKKEQNPLFEKRSKTFGIGGDIPPKRDLTRFVKWPEYVRLQRQKVILNQRLKVPPAIAQFSHTLDKNTATQLFTLLNKYKPESKQEKKARLTSEAESRAKDGDKATTKDTKKPVFAKYGLNHVIALVEAKKAQLVVIADDVDPIELVIFLPALCRKMGVPYVIVKGKARLGLITGKKTSSSVAITDVRSEDAQALATLVSAAKANYLDKSDEIRRHWGGGVRGNKSIAKLRKRAKAAGQDSKKIDVSL; the protein is encoded by the exons ATG CCCAAGGCCGCCAAAGGAAAATCTAAGCCCGCCTCCGCCCCTT ACGGCACCAAGAAGGCTGccaagaaggagcagaACCCCCTtttcgagaagaggtctAAGACTTTCGGTATCG GTGGTGACATCCCCCCCAAGAGGGATCTCACGCGATTCGTCAAGTGGCCCGAATACGTTCGACTCCAGAGGCAAAAGGTCATCCTCAACCAGCGATTGAAGGTTCCCCCCGCCATTGCCCAGTTCTCTCACACCCTCGACAAGAACACCGCCACTCAActcttcaccctcttgAACAAGTACAAGCCCGAGTCcaagcaggagaagaaggctcgTCTCACTTCCGAGGCCGAGAGCCGAGCGAAGGACGGTGACAAGGCTACCACCAAGGACACCAAGAAGCCCGTCTTCGCCAAGTACGGTCTCAACCACGTCATCGCTCTCGTCGAGGCCAAGAAGGCCCAACTCGTTGTCATCGCCGACGACGTTGACCCCatcgagctcgtcatcttcctccccgCTCTCTGCAGGAAGATGGGTGTCCCTTACGTTATCGTCAAGGGCAAGGCTAGGTTGGGTTTGATCACCGGCAAGaagacctcttcttccgttGCTATCACCGATGTCCGATCCGAGGACGCTCAGGCTCTCGCTACTCTCGTTTCCGCCGCCAAGGCCAACTACCTCGACAAGTCTGACGAGATCCGACGACActggggtggtggtgtcCGGGGCAACAAGTC TATTGCCAAGCTCAGGAAGAGGGCTAAGGCTGCCGGTCAGGACtccaagaagatcgatgtcTCTCTTTAA